Genomic window (Vigna radiata var. radiata cultivar VC1973A chromosome 1, Vradiata_ver6, whole genome shotgun sequence):
AATTGTTTGTATGTTTTAAATGTATgagaaaatgattaattaaatttacataagcttaccctaaTTTCCTGTCTTGTTCATGTGTCGTTCGGTCTTTACCGTTCGGGTatttctcttcactgcaatgatcatccttttgggtgtgagcaaaGGGTAATCACGAAGATACTTTGGAGGATGCGTTGCTGACTGATCAGCCGATAGATGCTACACCTGAGAGCTCTACAGGACCGTCTGGTCCTTAGTTAGATTTTTACTTTCTACCTCGTGTATATAACCGTTCGATTAGTGTTTAGTAAAACCATTCGGTCTATATCCCTTTTGTATTTATCGTTCGGTCATGAACTGTACCAAGACTGTTCAGTCTAGTTCTGTAAATTGTAAACAAATTTACATCTTCTTGTATAGCTTTGATTCTCTATGCTATTTCATATCTTCCTTATCCATCTATATGCTCATTTCTCACTATTCTCTATAATTGTTATGTTAACTCCTAGAATAAATTATAGCTTTTGTTATACATTTATTGAGATGTTAcattatgtaataaaaattaaaaaaatatacatttctaTCATCATATTATTCAAAGAAATACAATTAGGTTAAAGTTTCTCCTGAATAAAACATGTAACGAAGGTTGTAAAaaattttaaggttaaatatgtttttagttcctatattttggggcgattttggttttagtccattttcaaactaatgtacaatttagtcctttaactttaaaaaactctggttttagtctttttttaccaaatttttttaactttatttcttgtttcaagcacgtctcattataacatttggattgtttatactgtttgacacatttttgcttcaatgttaactgagaaacgtgcttgaaacaacaaataaagtttaaaaaatttggtaaaaatgactaaaaccagagttttctaaagttgaagactaaattgtaccttagtttaaaaatagactaaaatcaaaatcgccccaaaatataaggactaaaaacatatttaacctaaaattttaaaagacgGGACATGAAATCATATcaagaactaaaataatatttttaattaatttttttttttttgctacaAACAGAAAATAATCACGTTTCTATTCATAATAGAATTAATTAGCAGTAACTATATTATGGATCTATTTTAGCACTTGACAAACGGCCTGCtgacaataatattaatgtttacatatacttaaaaaattataatatattaacaatttttcaCAATATATCATGTATCACTGTTTGAAAGATACCAATACCAACTACCATTcgattattataaaaaagttgtaaaaaatatttttgaaaaaacattttctttattaaaaacaaCACGTGGTTCTTTTCATATCTAGGACCTGCAGAATATAGAGGAAGATTTTGGAAGTTGAGATGATTAAATTTCTCAATCTTGGAGAAAGAAAGTTAGGTAATAATcgcaatatttaaaaaaatatacaaaactatatttattttaattctaaattaataaaataaagaaaaccagAATAAATAGCAAGAAATATCCCTGtattataactataataaaagggctatcagaaaaagaaaaacacattgaGAAGAACATGAGCAATATTCCAGTTGTGCTAGTGGTACCACATCCAGCACAAGGGCATGTGAACCCCATGATGATCCTGTCACAGAAGTTGATCGAGAATGGTTGCAGAGTGGTTTTTGTGAACACAGAATTCGACCACAAGCGAGTGGTGAGTTCGTTTGGAGAGCAACAACAACATAGTACGAACCAGGCGATGAGGTTGGTTTCAGTTCCTGATGGNTTAGGAGCTGATGATGACAGAAANGATCNGGGCAAGNTGTNNGATNGTCTGCAGAACTCCATGCCAAAAGCACTTGAGAAGCTGATAGAGGATATTCACTTGAAAGGTGATGACAGAATCAGCTTCATTGTTGCAGATTTGTTCATGGCTTGGGCGTTGGATGTTGGAAGTAAATTTGGGATCAAAGGAGCAATAGTGTGGCTTTCATCGGCTGCTGTCTTTGCCTTGCTGTGGAGTTTTCCCTCTCTTATTGATGATGGAACCATGGATTCTGACGGTAAGAACGATGTTATACTTTTCATATACTTTATCATGAATtgttcatattattatttttttctttttttataaaagaatactGATTTTATTGCATTTAAATTCAGCTTGTTTCTGTAAGTGTATTACGTCTGACGGTAGGGTGTTCACGGATACTTTCTACTCACAGTTTAACTtgcaaaataaaattctaactcaTAATATGATTGCTACCTATACCTACTTAAATAATATCTATCTATCAATAATGTCATActtgcaaaaattaaaaaaaaaatttatatattttaaaaataaaatttaaatagaattataatatatatatatatatatatatatatatatataatatgaattaaattaaatataaattaaaatttaattttaattaaatttaatctaataaaatataaaaaaaattacttttaattaaatttaatttttaaaaaatgtaaattaattattattactttgcTAGTAACGAGTTTCTACGAATctgataatataatataataggtgACTCATTTAGaattagatattaaaattacTATCCATTGTTTATGGATAATAATTATTCACCGtaaattttattcacaaataCTCGTATTATCAGATTATTTGTCATTCCTAATTAGGCCATAAAGTAATTCAGTTTgttataagataattttaaaaaatttgaatgaaaatataatcataagtatattattttatttgatagtatacaattttttaatttttttacacgACAAATCTGACATGAAAAgtcttttagaaaataaatttatatatgttctATGAGatagaataatttatattaacaaatattaaatattttgattacaaatgcaagaaaaattaatatttttaatttaaatcaaaatttgacataaagaaaagagtataaaagtattatttcatttgtttttttattactagAGTAAGTTTGTACGTAAGTTATATATAAGTGGTCCTGAGGTGAAATAGAGgtattttaaattgttgatTAGTGTTGTAGATATATATTTgcagaatatattttatattggctatttataagtatttatacCAATTAGAGAAGAAATATAGATGTTAGAAATGTAAAATGAGATATATGTtctataacaatttaaaaacttGTACTTAAATCATATCTAAACTAATCGTAGttattaacaaaaactaaactaaCAACATCAAAGCATAATACATATAGATGCTATACAATTCTATCCATATAACAAGTACTAATTTCTAGTACATACAAAATATCTTAAACATGAGgcaaatatttctttaattgtgTTGGTATCCAACGGttccttgttttaaaaaaattacaataaaaaataaatattaggttttaaataatatatatgaaaaatctaATTGTGTTGCTTACGTagtgtttaattatatataattgattataatttataattatttacgaAGTTATCAAATTATACTTTTAGAACTATTTAGTTTATATAGTAGAAGTATTAAACATTGAATAAACCATTGTCACaataatgtttcttttttttattattgcagGAGAAAGATTAACAACGAAAGAGACAATTCAAATATCATCAAGTATGGCTGAGATGAACACACGAGACTTTTTTTGGCTCAACATgggagaaaaaataaatggtaagatAATATTTCAGTATCTAAGACACTGTTGTCAAAGCTTAAATTTGGCAGAATGGTGGCTGTGCAACAGCACATATGAACTTGAACCTGGTGCATTATCATTTCTTCCTAAGCTCCTACCGATTGGTCCATTATTAAGAAGTTATGATAGTAAAATTGGTATCACAAAAGCAATTGGACAATACTGGGAAGAAGATCTGTCTTGCATGAGTTGGCTTGATGAACAACATCATGgtactgtgttgtatgttgcATTTGGTAGTTTCACTCATTTTGACCAAAACCAATTCAATGAACTTGCCCTTGGGTTAGTCCTCATCAATAGACCTTTTCTTTGGGTTATAAGAGAGGATAGTAAAGTGGAATACCCTCATGAATTCAAAGAGCATAAAGGTAAGATAGTTAGTTGGGCTCCTCAACAAAAGGTTTTAAGCCACCCTGCTATAGCATGTTTTGTCACTCACTGTGGTTGGAATTCTACCATAGAAGGTTTGTCCAATGGGATACCTTTCTTGTGTTGGCCATATTTTGCAGACCAATTTCAGAATAGAAAATACATTTGTGATGAGTTAAAGGTTGGATTGAGATTTGACAaagatgaaaatggagttgtgtCATGCAAAGAGGTAAAATTGAAAGTGGAGCAACTCCTTAGTGATGAGAACATAAAATCAAAGTCTCttgagttgaaggaaaaagtaATGAACAACATAGTTAAAGGTGGTGCATCATTGGAGAACCTTAATAAGTTTGTCCAGTGGCTTAAAGAATAGGAATTgccatttaaatttaatttatgcgTATTTTATGTTGGAGAAAGCTCTCTCAACACCTTATCAATATTTTCAAGCGATTGAGATATCttatttacatgtttttatattctATAGTGTCAAAACAACATTAtcttattatgtaatttttttctttatttcctttGAGTTTGTATTGTACTACCATTGTTCATGTATATGTtattatgaactatatatttaacatattttccgtgtaaaaaatttgtagacacttttatatataaaatatttcttcatCCAAACATCTAATTCTCCAAAACTAAACAATAATGAATTTCACTGTTTTGCTCTTGATTTATAATCAAGTATACAATTAGTTCCGACTATCTAAGGATAGAAAGTCTCCCtagataaagtaaaaaatttatcttcaagtTAGTTAAACATTTGTTGATAGCTCCTCCATTAGAGTCATCTGATTTTGGATGCCTTATTGattcatttatttatcataaCTTAATGTCTCACGTATGCAAGTTACACATATCTCAA
Coding sequences:
- the LOC106757484 gene encoding UDP-glycosyltransferase 83A1-like — protein: MSNIPVVLVVPHPAQGHVNPMMILSQKLIENGCRVVFVNTEFDHKRVVSSFGEQQQHSTNQAMRLVSVPDGLGADDDRXDXGKXXDXLQNSMPKALEKLIEDIHLKGDDRISFIVADLFMAWALDVGSKFGIKGAIVWLSSAAVFALLWSFPSLIDDGTMDSDGERLTTKETIQISSSMAEMNTRDFFWLNMGEKINGKIIFQYLRHCCQSLNLAEWWLCNSTYELEPGALSFLPKLLPIGPLLRSYDSKIGITKAIGQYWEEDLSCMSWLDEQHHGTVLYVAFGSFTHFDQNQFNELALGLVLINRPFLWVIREDSKVEYPHEFKEHKGKIVSWAPQQKVLSHPAIACFVTHCGWNSTIEGLSNGIPFLCWPYFADQFQNRKYICDELKVGLRFDKDENGVVSCKEVKLKVEQLLSDENIKSKSLELKEKVMNNIVKGGASLENLNKFVQWLKE